The window CATATTTCCAGAGACACATTACATGTACATGGTGTTGGATTATGCATTGCTAGCAAAACACATACTTTTGTATATTAGCTTGAAATTTCCTACTATGGCTTCAAGgccaatttattttaaaaaagcagCCACTTGCATTTCTGCCTTTGTCAAACATTCCTTCTTGAAAGACACCAAACTAACTCTTCCATAGTGATAACAGTAAATTGGGTATCTCACTTAGAAGCAGAATCTTTCCAGCAGCAACGTAAGCTTTTATCCCTCCATCGTATGCTAGATGCACATCCTTGACCAAGAAATATGTGGTCACACACACTATAGAATGAAAAATGTCATTTCTAGATTATTAGCTCCTAAGCCAATGAGTTGGGCTGAAATCACTGAGGAATCAGTGGCCTTTGCCAGATGGGAGAAGAATTCATGTGAAGAAAGTTTTCcaaacatagagtcatagaacacaacagcacggaaacaagccctttggcctatcCAGGCCATGtctgtaaacgtaactttgctggatcaaataacgatagcacaaaaagatcgttacttatcttttcacccgtttatttctttgagctcagccggcgagtgaacttggacccgacatcagggaaagaacttttctcatctccccggcggttctacaagttcactgcccgatgtcagaattgtcagaagttataaggccaccaatacaaaagaacaatcagtttgataactattccggtcaagtcaatggactattgatacaaaagtacaatcaatttttTAGACATTCCAGCCACCTTGaagaaaagaatgtcctacctggtttgctgaagccacaacttaattacaaaaataagaacatctgtcaaatttatgctttaaataagaaaggaatgttctaatttccatcaggtactgctttttgtcaaaatcaaaaggtgtgaaaaccCCAGAGACATCTATGTGGATCTGGGCGAACTTTAatcatcttgctccaaagaaggcagctgtgagacattattcaaacacactgcagtcacagacatagtcagtactgaatccattgtttacaggaatcttGAGAATCCCCCTTAAAGTAaagttcccttaaactttatcatgtCAACCTGCTTTTCTGACTAGTCCCATCTAACTGTACCTGGataatagccctccatacccctctcatccatgtacagtacctatccaaagttctcttaaatgctgcaattgAATTCGCATACACCTCCTCCACTGGCAGGTCACTTCACACTTGTACCACACTTTGAGTGAGGAAGCTCCCCCTattaatatttcacctttcaccctaaacctatgacctctagttctagtctcacccaatttcaggggaaaaagcctgcttgtatttatgcTGTCTATACCCTTAACAATTTTGCGTAACAAGATCTCCCCCCATTCTCTTATGACTATTAAGTCCTAATATATTCAACCCTTCCCtgtgactcaggtcctcaagtctcagcaacatTCTTATAAATTTTCTCCGCACTTTTTCAAGCTTACTGACATCTTTTCTGCTGACTGATGACCAAAACTACATACAATGCTCCAAATTCAGTCTcgtcaacatcttatacaacttcaacaatcGTCCCAAATCCTGTACTTAACGCTCTGATTTATGAcggacaatgtgccaaaagcttccttGACAAACCTATCTACCGCTAATGCCACTTTCGAGGAACTACGGATCTGtctccccagatccctttgccctaccgcacacctcagtgccctacggtTCGCTGTGCAAGTCCTGCTCTGGTTTGTCCTGGTGAAGTTTGCCAAGATGAAGTCTGCTATTTCCAGTCAACAAGGAAGATCCCCACTATGTTAAAACCTAGAATATATACACAGTTGTCTGCTAATCATTACCCAGAGCAGGAATTATTAAACATCTTCACTTCTGCTTCACAACAAAAAGATTATACTTTTAACGAACATCACACAAAATACAGCAATCACTACAAGGACATTTGGGAATGGTGTGCCTCTTCTGCTTTATTACACTGAGATGAAAGTAACAAAGCTTGAACTCACCTGTACCAGAGGAAAAGCCAGGACATCTAAAATTGTAATTTTTTATCTCACTGTACCACCGATCAGCAACTTCCTTACCTGCAGGACAGATGAAAAAAAACTAAGTTTTCAATGTTTCCAGTCATTTTGAAGAAGAAAATATGGTAAATGCACTGTTGCACTAATATTCTACAAAGGCACATATATTATCAAGCAAATATACAAAATGGCTGCATTACATTAGTTACCGATCTCAAAGTCAACCCCTAGTCTATGATGAAAATGTCCAATGTCAGACATGTCAGCAATACAGTCTGCCATCCCCATTGGAACAGCTCTTTTATTTAGAGCCTCCATGCTGAGGGCATTTGTTCATTTATCAAAGCAGTGCAATTGGAGGTTTATGCAGAGACAACAGGGATGACATGTTTCcaatgtttatttttaaattagtCTGCCACAGGTGGCACAGGAGGGCAAAGACTATCCTAACCCGTAAAATTAGCCATAAGCTCATGGTCTTTGGTTTTGATCTTCAAATATGCATTTCTTCACATAATGAAGGGTGGCTGGCACACTGAAGTCAATGTGAATTTCAGATACGGGAAGATGTCCATGGTTCCAGGGTCTTGCTATGACCTTTTTATTCAGTTACACAGGGAGGGGAGGTATTAGAGGACCTCTGTTTTCTGGATACCCAGGGTCATGTACACTTCAGTAACACGCACACTGCAACCTTGAAAAATGAGGGTGGAGGAACCAGAGTTTTGCAGTCGAAGTGAACTGCTTCCCTTTGTCCGGCAGGACAGCTCCACTTCAGTGGGATCTTTGTTGGAACAAGGTGCTACTTCATGGTGAGCAAGGCGTTAGGGTTACAATGCAGCCACGACTGATTCCGTTCTACAATGAGACTGAGTTTTTTGGTGAACCTGTTGACATTGGAAGCTGAAGATAGTTCTCAGACAAAGTACTGAAGTACTCAGAACACAATAAAATTTTATTCTATTTACTCAAGGAACACAAGAGAACAAAACCAGATTGCTGAAAATGTCAGCTGAGCTCCTCATACAAGGACTAATCAACCGAACAACACTGGAGTACATGACCAGAGGGAAAACTAACATCAGAGTAATGTGCTGCAATTGCATAACATCAGCCTCCCCACCAGTAGTAGCTGGTGAtatatggtgggggtgggggggggaatcacTCAACAAAACAGCAATTTAAATACATGTGGCAACAACAAAAAGAATTCAGTGTTGTCAATGTATTTTCTAGAGATGAAAATAGGGAGTGTGGAAGAATGTATTGATGGATAGTCTAGGATTAAGAAAACttcacagaaaaaaaatcaatggcaAATTCATATTTTACCATTCCAGAAAGACCAAAGTGAAATGTTAACTATTCTTCTCTCTCCATAAATGATTTCTGACCTGTTGAGCACCACCAgcatttgtgtttttattttgacttttcaGTATCCGTGTTATTTTGTTTGAGGGTACCTCGGGTTAGAGCTATTTCTGTACTGTGCAAGGACTGAAATCCAATTGAAGGAAAGGATAGATGAAAATATGCAAGCCTTCAactataccggtgcctaagaagaacatggaaaCCTGCCTCAAAGACTATCATCCGGTAGCACTTACGtccattgtgatgaagtgctttgagagattggagATGAAACATAACAACTCCtccctgagaagtgacttagatctgctccaatttgcctaccagcagaacaggtttcaataggtacatttaacatcagagaaacgtatacaatcctgaaattctttctcttcgcaaacatccacgaaaacaggagtgcccatgacagatgccatttcattggctccccactcagccctggaacatctggatagcaaagatgtatacatcaggatgctctttattagctaaagctcagcattcaataccatcatcccttcaaaactattCAGTAAGCTTTAAgacattggcctcaatacctGCTCATGCAATTAgtttcttgatttcctcacttgcagactcaaatcagtttggattggcaataacatctgctttacaatctccatcagctcaGGTGCACCACAGACtttgtgcttagtcccctgctttactcactttatacttatgactatgaggctaagcacagctccaacgtcGTAGTTAAGTTTGTTGACGACTCCACTGTTATTGgcggaatcaaaggtgatgatgaatcagcacacaggaggaagattgaaattttTTTGTCTATTGAGATCCAGCAggtaataggcccttcgagcactttgagccacgccgcccaaTCAAaccaaatcatgggacaatttacaatgcctttattaacctgccaactggtatctctttggactgtgggacaaaaccggagcacctgaaggaaatccatgtagtcatggggagaacaaagAAACTCTTTACCAGCAGCAGCAGGAGGAATCTGGCagagtggtgctacaacaacaatctctcactccatGCCAGCAAGATCAACGAGCTgagtattgacttcaggagaaggaaactggaggtccgtaAGCCATTCCTCattggagaatcagaggtggagatggtcagcaacttgaaattcctcTGCGTTATCACTatagaggatttgtcctgggcccagcacgcaagtgccattatgaagaaagtgcagtagcgcctctactttcttagaggtttgcaaagatttggcatgacatctaaaactttggcgtacttctatagatgtgtgtcgcagtgtatattgactggttgcatcaaggcctactatggaaacaccaatgcccttgaacagaaaatcctacaaaaagaagtggatgtggcctagtccatcatgggtaaagccctctccaccattgagcacaactacacAGAGGGCTGTTGCAGGAGGCCAGATCCATCAGAGCATCCCCACCAcagtgctcttttctcgctgctgccatcaggaagaattacaggggcctcaggacccacaccaccaagttcaggaagttattaccctaTAAGCACTGGGcttttgaatcagaggggatcATCCTTTAAATTTCAGCAAAACAGgcaaccttttattcaatattttcatttgatttgatctattactcttccaatttttttcgaagttttagatttgatcagaaagtctttcctttttttttggtcgtatcttcagaatggactgcccagtcccttttttccccttttttcatatagtgtagtgggtttttttccttctcatttaacaatttaaagtttttttttctctctaaatTGATGAGGAGAATTAGCTgtcttcttttttattatattCTACATATTAGCTTAAtgctatgtatgattttgataatgtctatttcactTTGTATTgatttgatatatatatttgagataattctcttgcttgtatatatgctcttttagtcataaaaagattaataaagaaagaaagaatcagaggggataatttcactcaacttcactcacccatcactgaactgttccatcaCATACTGAGTCCACTACaccatggactcaatttcaaggactcttcatcgcatgttctcgtgatttattgcttatttatttagcttttatatttgcagttggttgtcttttgcacattggctgtttgcctgtcctgttgggtacggtctttcattgattctattgtgtttcttggatttactgtgtgttaatgcaaggagatgaatctcagggttgtatatgatgacatacatgtactttgataataaatttactttcacctTTGATGTACAACTTCTGCATATTTTATTAGGATTTCATCCACTATGCAAGAGTAAATTTATAATATACAGTTAGCAATCTTatcaaaataaataactaaataaaatcAATATTAGTGGAAATGTCTTCCCCCCTCCATCTGTAAAACTATAAAAACATGAATGGGAGATAAACCATTCTCTACTAGCAccccatgcaacacacacaaacgctGGGGGAGCTTCATGGctcaggcagaatccatggaaatgaatcaacagttgaCGGTTgcttttggccaagaccctttttcagCCTCCCAATCCCAAGAGCATTGATTTGCTAACGTTAGAAAATCCCAGAACTGTACACCCCCACCAGCCTTTCCTTGGAGTATCAGACAACACAAATGGTACCCTCTGCCCTGTCCAACAGGACCCACAATTAGAAAGCATTGAGCAAGTGCATTTAGCACTTTCCCTTATTCCAGTCGTAAGCACGATGTAAAAACTTATCATGAGGTCGCTAACCTGCAGCCAAGAGATTAGAAATACGGAAATGGAATCCACCCAGTTTTTCCAAGATGCCCTGACTTCTTTCTAAATCGGTCCTGAACGGAAGTTTCAGATCAGAGTGATCAATTTAATAATCCAAATATTCGTCACAAACGTACATTTCTGCTTAGTCTGAAATGCATATACATTTTGTCGATGGGGGGAAAGATACATATCGACCTTTaaggttttatttcagattcattCTTTGCATCAAAATTAGCGCACTAACCCGGCTGATCATATGACGCCCAGGCCAGGTTCTCTCCGCACTGTCCCCTACTGGATTCCGAACTATGTTTAAGCACCCGGGTGCTGGCTAGAGCCTCCGCGTATCTGAagggaaacacagtgagagatggGACATCAACGCAAAGTGAAGGAGCGAGTGAGACTGACCGTTATCGCAAAGTGGGAGTCTGTTAGTCAACGTACAGAAAAGGAGAGCGCGGCCATCAACAttttgagggagggagagagtgcagTGAGAATCGCAACGTGAGTTGGGAGGGAACAGCCATCAGCACAAGGCGCAAGCAAACGATGCGAAATAGAGAACGGGAGGACCTCCTTACTGTTGTGCCTCTTTACAAAGTTTGTTGCACAGTTTCAACGCAGGCGCGCCATGTTTCTTCCTATAATCATTGTGGGCTTTTAAAACTTCACGAGAAAACTCCTTAGAAgctgaaaataaattaaaatgtcCGATCTTTATAAGAGTACCAAAACACAGTTCCCGGGTAACGGCGTAAATAAGCGTGAAGGGACTAACCTGATTTGCCCATGATCGGTGGTTGCCGGCGATCTTTGCAATAGGAAGCCTTGCGGTTACTTCGCCCATCCCGCCGGCCCTTATAAGGAAGAAATGCTCCCTTTTCCCGGGTCCCGCCCGGAGGTGGATCGCCAGGGTGTGCGGCGCTGCAACCGGCCCTCCCCTCACGACGGGCGAGAGGAATGAGTTCCTGTACAGTACCGGGAATCGGAGATTGCTCTGCTGTCGAGGATTAGTGCTCAACGGCGCTGTTAGTGGCTCGGAGATGGGGGGAGATTTATTGCGAAGAAAAATCGTGAACGCTGTTAGGTAACCTGAGAGGAACAAAGGGCACCCAGCTGGTCAAACCCGTTAACTTGTGTGTGGTTAATATTGCAGAATCGGTGACCTTACATCCGAtccgcagacatcccaccctgcaaaaactcaattcagggaggtagcaccaccaccctCGCCCCGgccgacctccaagggtgtatataTACaagacatttgattatgaaagaacacaacaatttatgtgaccacatattgaaactatttatgcacacatacagtggcatgcaaaagtttgggcaccccggccagaatttctgttactgtgaatagctaagcgaataaAGATGAccagatttccaaaaggcataaagttaaagatgacacatttctttaatattttaagcaagattacttttttatttccatcttttacagtttcaaaataacaaagaaggaaaatggcccgaagcaaaagtttgggcaccctgtatggtcagtacttagtaacaacccctttggcaagtatcacagcttgtaaacgctttttgtagccagctaagggtctttcaattcttgtttgggggattttcgcccaatcttccttgcaaaaggcttctagtgctgtgagattcttgggccctcttgccaaaattcagcatcagaagtttgcaaacaagcctgatgcattttggaaacaagtcctgtggactgatgaaattaaaatagaacattttggctgcaatgatcaaaggtatgtttggagaaaaaagggtgcagaatttcatgaaaagaacacctctccaactgttaaacatgggggtgaatcgatcatgctttgggcttgtgttgcagccagtggcacggggaacatttcactggtagagggaagaatgaattcaattaaataccagcaaattctggaagcaaacatcacaccgtatgtaaaaaagctgaagatgaaaaggggatggcttctacaacaggataatgatcctaaacacacctcaaaatccacaatgggctacctcaagaggcacaaactgaaggttttgccatggccctcacagtcccccgacctgaacatcatcaagaatctgtggatagacctcaaaagagcagtgcatgcaggaCAGCCCAAGACTCTCACagcactagaagccttttgcaaggaagaatgggcgaaaatcccccaaacaagaattgaaagactcttagctggtgacagaaagtgtttacaagctgtgatacttgccaaagggggtgttactaagtactgaccatgcaggtacccaaacttttgctttgggtgcttttccttttttgttattttgaaactgtaaaatatggaaataaaaaagtaatcttgcttaaaatattaaagaaatgtgtcatctttaactttatgccttttggaaatcaagtcatcttttactcacttagctatttacagtaacagaaattttgactggggtgcccaaacttttgcaaacttggcagatttgagcattttgctggaagtctcaacctcatagtgGTCTgatatattatcatggagtcttttttttattctcttacaactttaagcaagtctacaaaggtggtttggcctcatcatgtaggacatcaatggagtagctccttagcagctagccagctcatttaaataacgttagctatgctaatgaatgaatgacacctgttaaactcacctcaacgtgtcttttacagtcatttaacccaccatgggcaatagaaaagtcactgttgcaaacagtgtagCGAGCATCactgacccctattaggcaggggtacactttcgtgtagtctggggtgaagtacgttttatattttctttttttggaacactctgccatggcgctgcaggacactaaactgaactgatggacaatggaaaatagagagaggtcgactgtaaagcccacccacagagaaaactgataggtctacttagcacaaagagagaccaatcaggattcatattctcattctctctctctctctctctccctctccctctccctctccctctccctctctttctctttctctctcttcctcctcctcctccctcccccccatcaaaaaaatcgatttctgggatattgtatataatttgcatgTGTCAGTGagctgctatcaatatgcgggaggctcccagaacttctgggagaggtgagatgtctggaTCCGGGAGATTTTGTAAATGAGCTGCTCTAAAGACGGGGAAGGAGATGAGAACACATACGAGAACCCCTGTCTTGGGGAAAGCAGATGAGAAAAGGGCAACTAAGGGAAACAGAGATTAgccaaggagatgtgagggggacAACTTAATCATTAGTTAAAGTTCCTGAAGGCAACCACTATGAATgctggagatctgtttttttgttgttttgagaTGAAGATCTCACTGGCAAGATCAAGATTAATTGACCGTCTCTTGAGAAGATGGGTAAGAGGCTCCATCTTGTGAAGATGGCTCCATATTTGGCATATAGTCTGAGACTGAAATATGTTAATGATTTCCAGATCAACAATATGTCTGACTGGATGGAGAACCTGCAGATTGGGGTGTTTCCTTGTGCCTCAACCTTGTGCATCTTGGTAAAAAGTTTTGTGGCAACACAAGCTTTCAGAAATCTTCGCGAGTTCTGATCGCCCTTTGTTTCTGTTAGCTGCAGCCAGGTTACCTCTCTTGGACTGTTCCACATCATAGCAGTGAGG of the Mobula birostris isolate sMobBir1 chromosome 3, sMobBir1.hap1, whole genome shotgun sequence genome contains:
- the glipr2l gene encoding GLI pathogenesis-related 2, like translates to MGKSASKEFSREVLKAHNDYRKKHGAPALKLCNKLCKEAQQYAEALASTRVLKHSSESSRGQCGENLAWASYDQPGKEVADRWYSEIKNYNFRCPGFSSGTGHFTAMVWKNSKKMGVGKASATDGSTFVVARYFPAGNIMNQGYFEDNVLPPKK